One window of Papaver somniferum cultivar HN1 chromosome 9, ASM357369v1, whole genome shotgun sequence genomic DNA carries:
- the LOC113310383 gene encoding uncharacterized protein LOC113310383, which produces MRCKKHITDRSSSVGVCASCLRERLFALVEAQARSAAALQQSEEDQQPQHQHHRKSDPIPPPLIFPRSVSPYICRRSDDSSWHQNQLDSRFYSTPQLGPSSNTVNTTSVTQTKKKKHTNRFSILSNLFRSSTHRSVVADEQPPPEQPIPIPIPDPPSRFVENSTVYRASVSTPSPISSTWYSSLIRNRRKTTQESPSRSTMTTNNNSHHHRRGHHRNKGLSPNCTEELERDFENNNGGVIGDEDINNIGGYLSESSPGWRKQSSTTATPGRQRRGGSNSKSGGGVSSMAFCLSPLVRASPKRPSRNQKDGFSGEIRAASSSIHHNNKPNLSAAASFCANRSRKLANFGRYNNYNP; this is translated from the coding sequence ATGAGGTGTAAGAAACATATAACAGACCGGAGTAGTAGTGTCGGTGTCTGTGCATCGTGTCTCCGTGAAAGATTATTTGCTTTGGTTGAAGCTCAAGCTAGATCAGCAGCAGCTCTACAACAATCcgaagaagatcaacaaccacAACATCAACATCACCGGAAATCTGATCCGATACCGCCACCGTTAATCTTTCCACGGTCAGTTTCTCCTTATATATGTCGTCGTTCCGATGATTCGTCTTGGCATCAAAATCAATTAGATTCAAGATTTTACAGTACTCCTCAATTAGGTCCATCTTCAAACACTGTAAATACTACTAGTGTTActcagacgaagaagaagaaacacacGAATAGATTCAGTATTTTATCGAATTTGTTCCGTTCTTCTACTCATAGATCGGTGGTTGCCGATGAACAACCACCACCGGAGCAACCAATTCCAATTCCAATTCCAGATCCTCCTagcagatttgttgagaattcaaCGGTTTACAGGGCGTCAGTATCAACACCATCCCCAATTTCATCAACGTGGTACTCATCGTTAATCCGAAATCGCCGGaaaacaacacaagaatcacCGTCTCGATCGACGATGACGACGAATAACAACTCCCACCACCATCGTCGTGGGCATCACAGAAACAAAGGATTATCACCGAATTGTACAGAAGAATTAGAACGAGATTTTGAAAACAACAAtggaggagtaattggagatgaAGATATTAACAACATTGGTGGTTATTTATCAGAATCATCACCAGGATGGAGGAAACAGTCATCAACAACAGCAACACCAGGAAGACAAAGAAGAGGAGGTTCAAATTCAAAGAGTGGTGGTGGTGTTAGTAGTATGGCATTTTGTTTAAGTCCATTAGTTAGGGCAAGTCCAAAACGTCCATCAAGAAATCAAAAAGATGGATTTTCCGGTGAAATTAGGGCTGCTTCTTCTTCAATTCACCATAACAATAAACCTAATCTCTCAGCTGCTGCTTCATTTTGTGCTAATAGATCTAGAAAGCTTGCTAATTTTGGAAGATACAACAATTACAATCCTTAG